From a single Xiphophorus maculatus strain JP 163 A chromosome 5, X_maculatus-5.0-male, whole genome shotgun sequence genomic region:
- the LOC111608663 gene encoding tropomyosin alpha-1 chain-like — MGPHTRRGGQQNPQGRFPPAHPRIFHGEIQELSYALEMERTGRVEDNQKLAHLEAELEETKLQLKKQKALKETFINEAKEAKRELERLEKFSDPAVLNAAVIASKVHNDVKYMKKKNLQEDFEELKVAHLLSREAFVAEIQAERKKSLALQEELNQLQTSYEELRSQYEADDALLRQEAETQKYDEARLSEEQRLLENLRAEKDEMYQEMSQKITFLQGSEKLLQEELIQLKCSYNELNCKYERDVSGLKQDMDRYQEEVRHATDANIERDNENLQLINKLRAEKEELLQKMSGEIETYQHQVEQERKAHLEKTEEDMKLLDNMRAEKEELLHKMSREISIRQKREKQMLHELDQIHTLYEELKCRYERDIMDIQQQVETYEQKREKQMLHELDQVHTLYEELKCRYERDIMDIQQQVETYEQKIYNNDLQRERDDLLLADSLRAEEEGFQQQPITVSQENEEDDSQNQVKVLNQEVSSEEDLAGEPLPGSSTDPESSEETEVAGQTILEDLDDPDEKEKDVQETNRGLESNAWRM, encoded by the exons ATGGGACCCCACACGAGAAGGGGAGGCCAGCAAAACCCCCAAGGCAGGTTCCCTCCTGCACACCCGAGAATCTTTCACGGGGAAATCCAGGAACTCAGCTACGCCCTGGAAATGGAGAGAACCGGGAGGGTTGAAGACAACCAGAAACTGGCCCACTTGGAGGCCGAGCTGGAAGAGACGAAACTCCAGTtaaagaagcagaaagctctCAAAGAAACCTTTATCAACGAGGCCAAGGAGGCAAAGAGGGAACTTGAGAGACTAGAGAAGTTCAGCGATCCAGCAGTCCTTAACGCTGCGGTCATTGCTTCTAAGGTTCACAACGATGTGAAgtacatgaagaagaaaaacttgcaAGAAGACTTTGAGGAGTTAAAGGTGGCCCACCTCCTCAGCCGGGAAGCGTTTGTAGCTGAAATACaagctgagagaaagaaaagtctgGCCCTCCAAGAAGAACTGAACCAACTCCAGACTTCATACGAGGAGCTGCGTTCCCAGTATGAAGCAGATGATGCTCTGCTGAGGCAGGAGGCCGAGACACAAAAGTATGATGAAGCAAGGCTCAGTGAAGAACAACGGCTGTTGGAGAACTTGAGAGCTGAAAAGGATGAAATGTATCAAGAAATGTCTCAAAAGATCACATTCCTGCAAGGCAGTGAGAAACTTCTGCAGGAGGAATTAATTCAGCTGAAATGTTCATACAATGAGCTCAATTGTAAATACGAAAGGGATGTTTCTGGATTGAAGCAAGACATGGATAGATATCAGGAGGAAGTGAGACATGCGACAGATGCCAACATAGAAAGAGACAACGAGAATCTGCAGCTCATCAACAAGCTGAGAGCTGAAAAGGAGGAGCTCCTCCaaaaaatgtcaggagaaatcGAGACATACCAGCATcaggtagagcaggagagaaaagctcacctggagaAAACCGAGGAGGACATGAAGCTTCTGGACaatatgagagctgagaaggaggagctcctccACAAAATGTCAAGAGAAATCTCAATTCGGCAAAAGAGGGAAAAGCAAATGCTGCATGAACTGGACCAGATTCACACTCTCTACGAGGAGCTAAAATGTAGATATGAAAGAGACATTATGGACATACAGCAGCAGGTTGAGACATACGAACAGAAG AGGGAGAAGCAAATGCTGCATGAACTGGACCAGGTTCACACTCTCTACGAGGAGCTAAAATGTAGATATGAAAGAGACATTATGGACATACAGCAGCAGGTTGAGACATACGAACAGAAGATTTACAACAATGATTTACAAAGAGAAAGAGACGACCTACTGCTGGCTGACAGTCTCAGAGCCGAGGAAGAAGGTTTCCAACAACAACCCATCACAGTTTCCCAAGAGAATGAAGAAGATGATTCACAGAACCAAGTTAAAGTCCTAAATCAAGAGGTTTCTTCAGAGGAGGATCTCGCAGGAGAACCTTTACCAGGTTCTTCCACTGATCCAGAATCCTCAGAAGAGACCGAGGTTGCTGGACAAACCATCCTGGAGGATTTGGACGATCCAGatg agaaggagaaagacgtgCAGGAGACGAACCGAGGACTGGAATCAAACGCATGGAGGATGTAA
- the LOC102217559 gene encoding hydroperoxide isomerase ALOXE3-like, with the protein MVDYSVTVYTGDAAHYSTFHSFYITLVGTDGESDCQKLSTWVPSFTHNPYTHKVECTKPLGDLLAIIIQKEYHIVFSKGPWFVAKVEVKSPMGDIYQFPIYKWITDCKDHYYQEGSAKFFSQEKQNITKLCWTKDLEEQRALYCWDQLKDGLPHNMKAESYSSLPLDVSFYKIKEIEMEYTGAKALLQLKLAEWAEHKTKWTNIEDIKHLYCCHRTEISDRVCQKWQEDSFFGYQFLNGVNPMMIQCCKTLPENFQVTDEMVFKDGNQSLTDEMKKGNIFLCDYKMLDGVKANIIDGEQQYLVAPLVLLHKTPDDKLMPIAIQLKQIPAEDNPVFLPTDSRWDWLLAKTFVRNADFNMHELSSHLLRTHLLAEVFAVALLRQIPMMHPLYKLLMPHTRYTPMINFLARKLLISDDGVFTKFASSGGEGMFTILRKALSSMTYRSLCLPDDISDRGLEDVPNFFYRDDGLKLWNIIYSFVKETLQYYYKSDQMVLEDQALQQWIGDIYSHGFLSEKNTGIPIRFDTVGELVKFVTMVIFTCSAQHSAVNTGQYDFIGWMPNTPVTLKCPPPSKKGEATEETLLDTLPSIDVTVHGMATVWLLSKVSTDAEYLGNYPEKRFIEDVPLNNIKVFKEQLQELSLQIEARNKQLELPYTYLDPKVVENSVSV; encoded by the exons ATGGTGGACTACTCAGTAACCGTCTACACTGGAGATGCTGCTCATTACAGCACTTTCCATAGTTTCTACATCACATTGGTGGGGACAGATGGTGAGAGTGACTGCCAGAAGCTCAGCACCTGGGTCCCATCCTTTACACACAAT CCGTATACTCATAAGGTGGAATGCACCAAGCCACTTGGTGACCTTTTAGCAATCATCATTCAGAAGGAATACCATATCGTGTTCTCCAAAGGCCCGTGGTTTGTTGCTAAGGTGGAGGTGAAATCTCCAATGGGAGACATCTACCAGTTCCCGATCTACAAATGGATCACTGACTGCAAGGATCACTATTACCAGGAGGGATCAG CCAAGTTTTTCAGTCAAGAAAAGCAGAACATCACCAAATTATGTTGGACAAAAGATCTTGAAGAACAGCGGGCCCTCTATTG CTGGGATCAGCTTAAAGATGGATTACCACACAACATGAAAGCAGAGTCCTATAGTTCACTGCCCCTGGATGTGAGTTTCTACAAGATCAAGGAAATAGAGATGGAGTACACTGGAGCTAAAGC GCTTCTTCAGCTAAAACTGGCAGAATGGGCTGAGCACAAGACAAAGTGGACTAATATTGAAGATATAAAACATCTGTACTGCTGCCATCGCACTGAAATATCTG ATCGTGTCTGTCAGAAATGGCAGGAGGACTCCTTCTTCGGCTACCAGTTTCTGAACGGAGTAAACCCGATGATGATCCAGTGCTGTAAAACTCTGCCTGAGAACTTTCAAGTGACTGATGAGATGGTCTTCAAGGATGGGAATCAGAGTCTGACAGATGAGATGAAG AAAGGCAACATCTTCTTGTGTGACTACAAGATGTTGGATGGAGTGAAGGCAAACATCATAGATGGGGAGCAGCAGTATCTGGTGGCTCCTCTTGTTTTGCTGCACAAAACCCCTGATGACAAACTGATGCCGATTGCAATTCAG CTGAAGCAGATTCCAGCAGAGGACAACCCTGTATTCCTCCCCACTGACTCACGGTGGGACTGGTTGTTGGCAAAGACGTTTGTGAGAAATGCAGATTTTAACATGCATGAACTCAGTTCTCACCTGCTGCGCACCCACCTGCTGGCTGAGGTGTTCGCAGTGGCTCTCCTGCGCCAAATACCCATGATGCATCCTCTCTACAAG CTTCTTATGCCTCACACTCGCTACACGCCGATGATCAACTTCTTGGCACGGAAACTTCTCATATCTGATGATGGTGTTTTCACCAAG TTTGCCTCTTCTGGTGGTGAAGGGATGTTCACCATTCTGCGGAAGGCGCTCTCCTCCATGACCTACAGATCCCTCTGTTTACCGGACGACATCTCTGACCGCGGGCTGGAGGATGTGCCCAACTTCTTCTACAGAGACGATGGACTGAAGCTGTGGAACATCATCTACAG CTTTGTGAAGGAAACCCTCCAGTATTACTACAAGAGCGATCAGATGGTCCTGGAAGACCAGGCCCTGCAGCAGTGGATCGGTGATATATATTCACATGGGTTCCTTTCTGAGAAAAACACAG GTATTCCAATAAGATTCGACACCGTAGGCGAATTGGTGAAGTTTGTCACCATGGTGATCTTCACCTGCTCAGCACAGCACTCGGCTGTGAACACCGGACAG TATGACTTCATTGGCTGGATGCCCAACACCCCAGTGACCCTGAAATGTCCACCACCTTCCAAAAAGGGAGAAGCTACGGAGGAAACGCTACTGGACACGCTGCCTTCTATAGATGTCACAGTGCATGGGATGGCCACAGTTTGGCTGCTCAGCAAGGTGTCCACTGACGCT GAGTATCTGGGTAACTACCCAGAGAAGCGGTTTATTGAAGATGTTCCCCTGAACAACATAAAGGTCTTCAAAGAGCAACTTCAAGAGCTGAGTCTGCAAATCGAAGCCAGAAACAAACAACTTGAGCTGCCTTACACATACCTGGACCCGAAGGTGGTGGAGAACAGCGTGAGCGTGTAG